From a region of the Aeoliella mucimassa genome:
- a CDS encoding outer membrane protein assembly factor BamB family protein — MKSPCLASPFLAFVALICLPWTISLAQQQEASWPSWRGPEHTGVAPSGTPPTEWSEDSATWKVDLPGRGNATPIVWGNRIFIATAIETDRAADAASDEPAAEEPPQGPGGRRGGRFGRGSSKPTNYYQYVAMCLDLETGKTLWQKTAIEAVPSEAGHSDNTHASASPVTDGKHVYFFFGSQGLYCYTLDGDLVWSTDLGDMQTRAGFGEGASPALHGDTLVVNWDHEGPSFITALDANTGQPRWKKDRDERTTWVTPLIVEAAGKTQVIVNGSNRTRSYDLTNGDVIWECGGQVGNPIPSPVIFENLAICMSGYRGAAILAIPLDSTGDVTNSETIAWQSERNAPYVPSPLLYGERLYYIKSNNGILSIANARTGELLVSAQRLGDISNVYASPVGADGRVYIAGRDGTTMVLADSDEYQVLATNRLDEGIDATPVVVGGKLLIRGYDHLFCFGE, encoded by the coding sequence ATGAAATCCCCCTGCCTGGCCTCTCCCTTCCTGGCATTCGTCGCCTTGATTTGCCTGCCCTGGACGATATCGCTTGCCCAGCAGCAGGAAGCTAGTTGGCCAAGCTGGCGGGGTCCCGAACACACCGGCGTCGCTCCCAGCGGCACTCCTCCCACCGAGTGGAGCGAAGACTCCGCCACCTGGAAGGTCGATCTCCCTGGGCGCGGTAACGCGACTCCCATCGTGTGGGGCAACCGCATTTTCATTGCTACTGCGATTGAGACCGACCGCGCGGCCGACGCTGCAAGCGACGAGCCTGCCGCCGAAGAACCACCCCAAGGCCCTGGTGGCCGACGCGGCGGGCGGTTTGGTCGCGGGTCGTCAAAGCCGACCAACTACTACCAATACGTTGCGATGTGCTTGGACCTGGAGACCGGCAAGACGCTCTGGCAGAAGACCGCCATCGAAGCGGTGCCGAGCGAAGCGGGGCACTCCGACAACACGCACGCTTCGGCCTCGCCGGTGACCGATGGCAAGCACGTCTACTTCTTCTTTGGTTCGCAGGGACTCTACTGCTACACGCTCGATGGCGACCTCGTCTGGTCGACCGATCTGGGCGACATGCAAACTCGCGCCGGGTTCGGCGAGGGTGCCTCCCCTGCCCTGCATGGCGATACCCTGGTAGTGAATTGGGATCACGAAGGGCCGTCGTTCATCACCGCACTCGATGCGAACACCGGCCAGCCTCGCTGGAAGAAAGATCGCGACGAGCGAACCACGTGGGTCACGCCGCTCATTGTCGAAGCGGCCGGCAAGACTCAAGTGATCGTCAACGGATCGAATCGCACCCGCAGCTACGACCTGACCAACGGCGACGTGATCTGGGAATGCGGCGGGCAGGTCGGCAACCCGATTCCCTCGCCGGTGATCTTCGAGAATTTGGCGATCTGCATGAGCGGCTATCGCGGGGCGGCCATCCTGGCGATTCCCCTCGACTCCACCGGCGACGTCACCAACAGCGAGACCATCGCCTGGCAGTCGGAACGCAACGCGCCGTACGTCCCTTCGCCACTGCTGTATGGCGAGCGGCTCTACTACATCAAATCGAACAACGGCATCCTGTCGATCGCCAACGCCCGAACCGGCGAGCTGTTGGTTTCGGCCCAACGCCTGGGCGACATCAGCAACGTGTATGCCTCGCCGGTGGGGGCCGACGGGCGCGTCTACATCGCTGGGCGGGATGGAACCACCATGGTGCTGGCCGATTCCGACGAGTACCAGGTGCTCGCGACGAACCGCCTCGACGAAGGCATCGATGCGACTCCCGTCGTGGTAGGTGGCAAGCTGCTGATCCGCGGCTACGACCACCTGTTCTGCTTCGGCGAGTAG
- the cdd gene encoding cytidine deaminase — MEIDRELLIEQAKQASRQAYARFSHFSVGAAVLGNDGNVYVGCNVENSSYGLTMCAERSAVFAAVVGGATKIVAVAVFTPTERLVSPCGACRQVLYEFADDMQVFIANNTEHVQEFRLEELLPEGFRL; from the coding sequence TTGGAAATCGATCGCGAGCTTCTCATCGAGCAGGCCAAGCAGGCGAGCCGCCAGGCTTATGCCAGGTTCAGTCATTTTTCTGTCGGCGCGGCGGTGCTCGGCAACGATGGCAACGTGTACGTTGGCTGCAACGTCGAGAACTCCTCCTACGGGCTAACCATGTGTGCCGAACGCTCGGCCGTGTTTGCGGCCGTGGTCGGCGGGGCGACCAAAATCGTTGCGGTCGCGGTGTTTACCCCTACCGAACGGCTGGTCTCCCCCTGCGGTGCCTGTCGGCAAGTGCTGTACGAGTTTGCCGACGACATGCAGGTGTTCATCGCAAATAACACCGAACACGTGCAAGAGTTCCGTTTGGAGGAGCTATTGCCAGAAGGTTTTCGACTTTAA
- a CDS encoding class I SAM-dependent methyltransferase produces the protein MPISPHIRRFFAVFTILATTISPAALLAQEKDPKDSRETANNTQNSDRQGLDRGKTPAERLNPQEFMGRRIANTMHYLAADWLTRTTREREEACSKLLKALPIERGQTVCDLGCGNGFYTLQLARRVGSKGTVWAVDIQPEMLELLGERAKARRITNIRPTLGKEDSPQLPEGELDLVLLVDVYHEFSHPKEMLAAMRASLKPTGRIALVEYRAEDPTVPIRELHKMTQSQAMKEYTANGFKLVGQYDELPWQHVFYFARDDSPLEEVELKTWERPADEQ, from the coding sequence ATGCCGATTTCGCCCCATATTCGACGGTTTTTCGCGGTTTTTACGATCCTGGCGACCACCATCTCGCCGGCTGCCCTGCTGGCCCAGGAGAAAGACCCGAAGGATTCACGGGAAACCGCTAACAACACCCAAAACAGCGATCGCCAAGGTTTGGACCGCGGAAAGACGCCGGCGGAGAGGTTGAATCCTCAGGAGTTCATGGGCCGGCGGATTGCCAACACCATGCACTACCTGGCGGCCGACTGGCTGACGCGCACCACCCGCGAGCGCGAAGAGGCCTGCAGCAAGCTGCTCAAGGCGCTGCCGATCGAGCGTGGGCAGACGGTTTGCGACCTGGGCTGCGGTAACGGATTCTACACGTTGCAACTCGCCCGCCGGGTCGGGAGCAAAGGCACCGTGTGGGCGGTCGACATCCAGCCCGAGATGCTCGAACTGCTCGGCGAGCGGGCGAAGGCGCGCCGGATCACGAACATCCGCCCCACGCTCGGCAAAGAAGACTCGCCGCAACTGCCGGAGGGGGAACTCGACCTGGTGCTGCTGGTTGACGTGTACCACGAGTTCTCGCACCCCAAGGAAATGCTGGCCGCGATGCGGGCGAGCCTGAAACCAACGGGGCGGATCGCGCTGGTGGAGTACCGCGCCGAAGACCCCACGGTTCCGATTCGCGAGCTGCACAAGATGACCCAATCGCAAGCGATGAAAGAGTACACGGCCAACGGCTTCAAACTGGTGGGGCAGTACGACGAGCTTCCCTGGCAACACGTGTTCTACTTCGCCCGCGACGACTCGCCGCTCGAAGAAGTAGAGCTAAAAACGTGGGAACGCCCAGCCGACGAGCAGTAG
- a CDS encoding matrixin family metalloprotease produces MSSIKTWLLLLVVVLMCATSPARACFFCSCGVSELHIDGSDEGSDEESVPSAYRTQGSGWGTTSSGYSGIGNPAILTWSIVPDGTTLPRGVSEPASDSNLIEFLDGLHHGGESPGGDDYTQRAWWGLMNSAFERWSQVAGLTFNYEPEDDGASMPTNRGVLGTRGDHRIGGHYIDGDVRPSNLAYNYFPSYSDMVIDTSEAGIFGNSEQNYLRFRNTLTHEIGHGLGLAHLESVDTTDDDDDHVFGTFLMEPTLSVNFDGPQFDDILGIQRLYGDVYEKDGGNDTASTATSLGALAFGAKLMIGTDADDQYVAYTDVDFVSIDDNSDVDFFRFTIDAPMQISLLLEPKGPTYLEGAQGSADNGRQDLLDTSALGDLSLALLAMDGSTTIELQNTFGLGLDEWIEEVTLTDPGEYFVRIGSTTNAAQMYQLSVISVPEPASLAILSAGLLGIVRWRRRRA; encoded by the coding sequence ATGTCGTCGATCAAAACCTGGCTGCTACTACTCGTAGTGGTACTGATGTGCGCGACATCGCCGGCCAGGGCGTGTTTCTTCTGCAGTTGTGGAGTCTCCGAGCTTCATATTGATGGCAGCGACGAAGGTAGCGACGAAGAATCGGTTCCGTCGGCCTATCGCACGCAAGGCAGCGGGTGGGGCACCACATCGTCCGGGTACTCCGGCATCGGCAACCCTGCGATTCTCACCTGGAGCATCGTGCCCGATGGCACCACGCTGCCGCGCGGGGTGAGCGAGCCAGCCAGCGACAGCAATCTCATCGAGTTCCTCGACGGACTCCACCACGGCGGCGAAAGCCCTGGCGGCGACGACTACACGCAACGCGCCTGGTGGGGGCTGATGAACAGCGCCTTTGAGCGTTGGTCGCAAGTCGCTGGTTTGACCTTCAATTACGAGCCGGAAGACGATGGTGCGAGTATGCCGACCAATCGAGGAGTGCTCGGCACCCGCGGCGATCATCGCATTGGCGGGCATTACATCGATGGCGACGTCCGCCCCAGCAACTTGGCGTACAACTACTTTCCCAGCTACTCCGACATGGTGATCGATACCTCCGAAGCAGGTATCTTTGGTAACTCGGAGCAAAACTATTTGCGATTCCGCAACACGCTTACGCACGAAATCGGCCACGGGCTGGGCCTCGCCCATTTGGAGTCGGTCGATACCACCGACGACGATGACGACCACGTGTTCGGCACCTTCCTGATGGAGCCGACCCTCTCGGTAAACTTCGACGGCCCGCAGTTCGACGACATCCTCGGCATCCAACGCTTGTATGGCGACGTGTACGAAAAGGATGGCGGCAACGATACTGCGAGTACCGCCACCAGCCTGGGCGCTCTCGCTTTCGGGGCGAAGCTGATGATTGGCACCGATGCCGACGATCAGTACGTGGCCTACACCGATGTTGATTTTGTGAGCATCGACGATAACTCCGATGTCGATTTCTTTCGATTCACGATCGATGCTCCGATGCAGATCTCGCTGCTGCTCGAGCCAAAAGGCCCCACCTATTTGGAAGGGGCGCAAGGTTCGGCCGACAACGGCCGGCAAGACCTGCTAGATACCTCGGCCCTGGGCGACTTGAGCCTCGCGCTACTGGCGATGGATGGATCGACCACCATCGAGCTCCAGAATACGTTTGGGCTTGGTCTGGACGAGTGGATCGAGGAGGTGACGCTCACCGATCCAGGCGAGTATTTCGTACGCATCGGCAGCACGACGAATGCCGCCCAAATGTATCAATTGAGCGTGATTAGCGTGCCTGAGCCGGCTTCGCTCGCCATTTTATCGGCCGGATTGTTAGGCATCGTACGATGGCGGCGTCGGCGGGCGTAG